A genomic window from Silene latifolia isolate original U9 population chromosome 11, ASM4854445v1, whole genome shotgun sequence includes:
- the LOC141612002 gene encoding root phototropism protein 2 — MTTPALNPRRRSLAMERTDQWVFSQEIPTDIIIEVGVARFSLHKFMLVAKSNYIRQLILESKEPDLARIDLSDIPGGADIFEKAAKFCYGVNFEITVHNVAALRCAAEYLQMIDKYCENNLASRTDDFLSQVALANLSGAIIVLKTCEDLLPMALDLGLVQRSIDVISIKACSEANLPSRTPPNWWTEELSILGVVSFQKVLDAMRSRGAKTLTISSAIITYAERSLRDLVRDHSGNGIKSSDPLNSEIRLQQRDLLESIIALLPSEKAAFPINFLCSLLRCAIFLKASSSCKNELEKRVSAILEHVTVDDLLVLSFTYDGESLFDLESVRRVVSGFVAKEKSVDVFNGGSFKEGCSTAMQRVAKTVDSYLAEIATYAELSISKFNGIANLVPKGARRTDDDLYRAIDIYLKAHPNLDEIEREKVCSSMDSLKLSYEARLHASQNKRLPVQIVLHALYYDQLKLRSGANEGNPPDAVTTRGQLQADVSLVKENEALRTELMKMKMYISDIQKTQGTTSRPSSASNNGMPKKPTFFSSVSKKLGKLNPFKHGSKDTSHLDDGVDLTKPRKRRFSIS; from the exons ATGACTACACCCGCGTTAAATCCCCGTCGTCGTTCGCTTGCTATGGAGAGGACCGACCAATG GGTATTCTCTCAAGAAATTCCAACTGATATCATTATTGAAGTTGGAGTTGCAAGATTTTCTCTTCATAAG TTCATGTTGGTGGCTAAGAGCAATTACATAAGACAACTGATTTTGGAATCAAAAGAACCCGATCTAGCCAGAATTGATCTATCCGATATCCCAGGAGGAGCCGACATCTTTGAAAAGGCCGCTAAGTTCTGTTATGGTGTCAATTTCGAGATAACTGTTCACAATGTCGCTGCTCTTAGGTGTGCAGCTGAGTATTTGCAGATGATAGACAAGTACTGCGAGAACAATCTCGCCTCAAGAACGGACGATTTCCTTAGTCAAGTAGCCTTGGCTAACCTTTCTGGGGCTATTATTGTTCTGAAGACGTGTGAAGATCTCCTTCCCATGGCCTTAGACCTTGGTTTAGTCCAGAGAAGCATCGATGTCATTAGCATCAAG GCTTGCAGTGAGGCTAATCTCCCTAGCCGCACACCACCAAACTGGTGGACGGAAGAGCTATCAATACTCGGCGTAGTCTCCTTCCAGAAGGTTTTAGATGCAATGCGATCACGTGGCGCAAAAACCCTTACTATTTCCAGTGCCATTATCACATATGCTGAGAGATCTCTCAGGGATTTGGTCAGAGATCACTCTGGAAACGGGATCAAGTCATCAGACCCACTAAATTCCGAGATCAGGCTACAACAACGAGATCTCCTTGAGTCAATCATTGCCCTTTTACCCTCCGAAAAGGCCGCTTTTCCTATAAATTTCCTTTGCTCCCTTCTGAGGTGTGCTATATTCCTTAAGGCATCTTCTAGCTGTAAAAATGAGCTAGAAAAGAGAGTATCAGCAATTTTAGAGCATGTCACTGTTGATGACCTTCTCGTGCTGTCGTTCACTTATGATGGAGAAAGTCTGTTTGATCTCGAGAGTGTAAGAAGAGTAGTGTCGGGATTCGTGGCAAAGGAGAAGAGTGTGGACGTGTTTAACGGCGGCAGCTTCAAAGAAGGATGCTCTACTGCAATGCAAAGGGTTGCAAAGACTGTTGATTCTTATCTTGCAGAAATTGCAACTTATGCTGAACTCAGCATTTCTAAGTTCAATGGTATTGCCAACCTTGTTCCCAAGGGTGCTAGACGGACTGATGATGACCTGTATCGAGCAATCGACATTTATTTGAAA GCTCATCCAAACTTGGACGAGATAGAAAGGGAGAAGGTTTGTAGTTCAATGGACTCCCTAAAACTATCGTATGAAGCACGTCTCCATGCCTCACAGAACAAGCGACTTCCTGTTCAGATCGTTCTTCACGCCCTGTACTACGATCAGCTGAAGCTCAGGAGCGGTGCCAATGAAGGAAATCCTCCTGATGCTGTGACAACAAGAGGCCAGTTGCAGGCTGATGTGTCCTTGGTTAAAGAGAACGAGGCTTTAAGGACGGAACTTATGAAAATGAAGATGTATATCTCCGATATTCAGAAAACACAAGGGACAACCTCTAGGCCTAGCTCTGCTAGTAACAATGGTATGCCCAAAAAACCAACATTTTTCTCGTCAGTGTCGAAGAAACTAGGCAAGTTAAACCCGTTTAAACACGGATCTAAGGATACTTCTCATTTGGATGACGGAGTTGATCTCACAAAGCCGAGGAAGAGAAGGTTTTCAATCTCCTAA